The Candidatus Auribacterota bacterium DNA segment GAGTCCGTTACGAGGCCACGACCAACCAGTGGTTTGATGACCTTGAGAATACATGGACGACGGTTCGCAAAACAACACGTTCATGGTCAGTTCAAAAAATCAAGCGATTGTGTAACTTTACTTAATGCGTTTGTATTAGTTGAGAAAATATCCTCCACGGGGTAGAGGGGGAGGGCAGCGGCTCCATGAACTACCACGTCGATCCCCTCCATGGCGGTTGCCACTGCCGCTTTATCGCGCACGTCGCCGGTGATTATATTGACCTTCTTTTTGACGTCCGAGTAGTTGAATTCAGCGATGTCGAAAGAGGTTACACATTGGCCTTTTGCCAGAAGATGCCTGATAAGATTGATCCCAAAAAAAACCAGCCCCTCCTGTGACAAGATATGATTTATTCATTCTCCTCTTCATCAAAAGTCCATTCTCCTGACAATGGACGATTCCAATTATTGTTCCTCGCCGCCAGGTTCACCCTCGGCAGCGACCATGAACGATAGATTGCCGCGGCTCGGATTGTAATGGTGATGGTCATTCCAAGAAAGAAGCCGGTGAGTTCGCCCAATCCCAAAAATTGCCTCCCGATCCACAGAGCAGCCGCGCCTATGGCTACGGCGGTGATATATACCTCTTTATAGAGCACGAGCGGCATCTCGTTAAGCAGCACATCACGGACCACCCCGCCGCCGGCGCCGGTTATGCCGGCGACAAACATCGCCCATAGAAAGCCGAGGCCGCTCCGCAATGCTATTGTCGCCCCGATGGCGGAGAATATGCCGAGGCCAAGGGCATCAAAGTATTTGAAAAAAGTCTCCCTCTCAGTCAGCTTCTTGGGAAAAATGGCGGTGACCAGCGCACTCGCGAGTATAACGGCAGGGTAGCGCCAGTCGCGTAACATGCCCGCGCCACCGCCCAGGAGCGCATCGCGGATCATCCCGCCGCCGATGGCGGTGGCCCCAGCCAGAATTGTGATGCCCACCAGGTCGGGCCGCCGACGGATCGCCCGCAGGGCGCCTGAAAATGCAAAGCTGGCGATACCCAGAAGATCAAGCATGTAAATGATACTGTGAGATGTTATATCCATAATAAGCCTCCTTTGCTGTTATTGGATTTCGAAGGAGTCAATGCAAAATTCAAGCCCTTTGTCTATGTCCAGGTCTGTGTTCTTACAGGAGCGGCATTCTGCCGTATATGCTGTTTCCTCGTAGTGGTGTCCGCAACGCTTGCAGCGGACCGTAAAGGGGGAGGGGATGATATGTAGCCGCACATCGGCGAAATCCTTGTCTTCAAGCATAACCTGCAATGTCGCATTCAGGCGTTCGGGGGTTACATGGCTGAATAGGC contains these protein-coding regions:
- a CDS encoding trimeric intracellular cation channel family protein; amino-acid sequence: MDITSHSIIYMLDLLGIASFAFSGALRAIRRRPDLVGITILAGATAIGGGMIRDALLGGGAGMLRDWRYPAVILASALVTAIFPKKLTERETFFKYFDALGLGIFSAIGATIALRSGLGFLWAMFVAGITGAGGGVVRDVLLNEMPLVLYKEVYITAVAIGAAALWIGRQFLGLGELTGFFLGMTITITIRAAAIYRSWSLPRVNLAARNNNWNRPLSGEWTFDEEENE
- a CDS encoding NAD-dependent epimerase/dehydratase family protein; its protein translation is MSQEGLVFFGINLIRHLLAKGQCVTSFDIAEFNYSDVKKKVNIITGDVRDKAAVATAMEGIDVVVHGAAALPLYPVEDIFSTNTNALSKVTQSLDFLN
- a CDS encoding hydrogenase maturation nickel metallochaperone HypA, with product MHELRYASSIIAVLEREVAAAERLTPIVVNIRLSLFSHVTPERLNATLQVMLEDKDFADVRLHIIPSPFTVRCKRCGHHYEETAYTAECRSCKNTDLDIDKGLEFCIDSFEIQ